In Metopolophium dirhodum isolate CAU chromosome 9, ASM1992520v1, whole genome shotgun sequence, the genomic window TTACGGAATTTTATTTATCGACTGTCTTGTCCGGTATTTATAAAAGCGAATTAATTTGCGTGGGATATAGGAACATCGTAAATTTAgttattccaattttttttttttttacttgttataCTAGAATAATTACAATGTTGacgaattaaataaaatccaaattaaaattatatatcaatgaaaataaacaaagggatatttgtaataaattaatacgacGTTAtcgataatatgaaataaatgataccattttgttggtttttaatttCGCGTTTgcgaaattataaaatttcgaGTTTCTTTAGAGCGATGATAAggataaaaagtaaataatatttaaattactatggTTAcccataacttataagtacataacactgatttattttttagttcagaataaaaaatgtaacttattataaagaaaagataaatattttcgtgATATCCTTAACACTTTGTTTCAACTTATAAACGAATGTTACGGACTATAGTATTACGAGTATacagtttttcatttttataattgtagttGGCTACCTAAATGCTAAGTCATTAAACCAATTGGCCATAACACGACTCCCTCGGTCcgtcaaaacttaaaatacgAGTTCAATGAGTCAGCCTTTTCGTGACTATGTATCGTGTTCACAAATctagcaaaaataataaatgtgtttttcATTCACTTGCCTGTTGTCAACAATatcttttgtaataaaaaacaatttatacgaATTCTATGCAAGTAAATCATGTAATCTAACGATCCGTGCACTCTGCCACCATGCGTCCATGCGcgtccaaatatattatatatgacagGGTAGTAAAATCTTCACAgtgaaattgaatttttttatacatttaaaattgaccAAAGATAAAGTAAAACTAGTAGGTAAAcgtttatttttcaacattatatTTCTGCCATGAAATCGACAAAAGAATCGGTAAAAACTTCAAatctctaatatatatattttttaattttcataaataaattaaaataagattttttaaaattctagttatttacctacctacttccaaaaaacatttaattttaagttttttttatctaatatttcaaaatgtacctattataaagtttttaaaaatacaatattttaaagaaaaaaacagtaaaatggGTATTAATTCGTTCatgttcaatacattttttttattgcaatgaGTACTAATTATTGCATAACTTTGTCTTAAttcatttgtaattatttatgcgTTAATAATTTGGAATAATTTAGTTATAGGTATAACTTATTCATCATCCATCAAAAAAGATTTATCATGTTATGTGTGTTCACCAAATTCAATTTCTGATAACACAGAAGCTTCAGAAATCTctataactttttcaaattacaaCATTGAAACCATACCAACTTGTGGCTCAAAGGCTGCAGTCAATTTTACATTGAAATGTCCCGAAGGATACAAAGGATGTCTAACTAAAACTTAtggtaatacaattaatttagtattattaattattattcattcaattttatttttttgtattttaaaggtAAAAGTATACTGAAATCTTGCATTGAGTATCCCATTATTGATTGCAAAATAGCAAATAATGTGAAGTATTGTTTTTGTGCTAATACTTTATGTAATAATGCAACAATTTTAACTCCGGTTCCAATTGTATCAGATGATGAAGATTTAGACCAATCAGCAGAAGATGGAAGCGGGCTATTTGATGATTTGACGAAATtagataaacataaatataacaacaaaattattaatactactGTAATGTTAAATACATCTACAAGAAATAATTCATTTACAAAGGCATCAGCTAATAAATTAGTACTGCTTAAGCgtacttatattttaagtttaatattcataatctaTAAAgctatgtaataattatagcaCTTTTAAATAGTCACATACAACATCACAGAGAATAgtgatatttttcaataaaactatgcaatatgaatgtattatattttttatattttaaatttttaaatataattggttAATGTTccttgtaatttttaaattctgaataaaacaataaaaatgacaaattacCTAACTAGTAACTTAtaacagatacatttttaatatttttatcctctcattattgttatgaacaaatttaaattttacaattaataatattatctatacttatAGTTATATGAACTtcgattaaaattgttaaagtttataacaaataataggaTATCACTAAAGGGAGGGTAGTACCCCACAACTGGTCAAGTATTCAGCCCggttttatattaatgtattaatctgtaaataatacatttttatagatatagatgatatagtataaaaattaaatatatttttttttaaattgttcctatattataataattgaataagtaTGTGATCCTAAATTGtacatgatatttatttaatttgtagctacctatatgatataaacttatttttactcaatgtttaattaaacaaaagtataaaatacactattttaaaatgtttagaaaatacaatgacaatttaaaattaataagtacaATGCCAAAATGGTTGACACGCCTTGTATTCCAATTGTTTTCCttcttaaaaatgttagttaaaatatattataataaaaccttAGTCTTtctaagtttttgaaaaaatcctTTATTTGTGgaagtacataaatacatatgtgATCGAATTTTAGGTTTTTGTTTTATGTCAACctttgttataattttgttaaaaataaaaatacttaatgcaataaatgtattttttttcttattactgTCGCTGCTGTTTATGAAATgtgagtgttttatttttattttgatatgttCAATGGAGATCTATAGtttgttatttcaaattaaatattttaaaacttctaATTATAAACACTATTGTTAAAACTTTGAAAACAGATTAAATATTCtagaatatacatattatacataacatacaTTCAGGgacg contains:
- the LOC132951940 gene encoding uncharacterized protein LOC132951940; this translates as MSVSFLRWTKTMMVWFIVIIIGITYSSSIKKDLSCYVCSPNSISDNTEASEISITFSNYNIETIPTCGSKAAVNFTLKCPEGYKGCLTKTYGKSILKSCIEYPIIDCKIANNVKYCFCANTLCNNATILTPVPIVSDDEDLDQSAEDGSGLFDDLTKLDKHKYNNKIINTTVMLNTSTRNNSFTKASANKLVLLKRTYILSLIFIIYKAM